A single window of Sporosarcina sp. FSL W7-1349 DNA harbors:
- a CDS encoding sensor domain-containing phosphodiesterase, translated as MERSIETINTTLEKIRQQQQLLFSHAKQLKLTRESVKHTLEEICQQIAEVMACERVGIWLFNEKRTILTARNYYDATRHEQSSGECLFQQDMPTYFEAVQQGRTLMVKDVTTDPATEELYRKGYYDPKTQSMLDASIILSRGIGGVLCCETTEKREWSVFDQVIISALADMVAFIFDRIYRIEIEEHIHTLAYTDPLTGLDNQHAFLRNVDELLPNLPMDGQGVFLYLILDQFTEIQGVLGHDGGDEVLKETARRLRYLFPAPAITARIGFDHFIVFIPHGYAAETATLFMDRLADEIRRPMHIGGHEVYLTFSYGVSYYPEHVQTAKEGLQTAHVALQSGRKKKTRKAGRVYKPGMHTTMKEMMLSEINLRKGLDLNEFCLFYQPQVDGKTGELRGFEALIRWKHPERGLIYPGDFIDLAESTGLILPIGEWVIKEAFTQLRRWEDEGRGHLKVSINLSPRHFLHHTLPDYLIRCAEESGIEPNRLKLEITENVALQDQVAVKRRIKQLVDLGFDISIDDFGTGYSAFIYLQHFSVQEIKIDRQFIMDLTIDPKSSAIVQTIIRLAKMLGLSVIAEGVETEEQWMRLKQLGCTKIQGYYFSRPLPADEIDKLLEDTGGKLPVQAATADQNE; from the coding sequence ATGGAACGTTCAATCGAAACAATCAATACGACGCTGGAAAAAATTCGTCAACAGCAGCAATTGCTCTTTTCTCATGCCAAACAGTTGAAGCTCACCCGGGAATCGGTCAAGCATACGCTGGAAGAGATTTGTCAGCAGATTGCCGAAGTAATGGCATGTGAGCGAGTCGGAATCTGGCTGTTCAATGAAAAGAGGACCATCCTGACCGCGCGGAATTACTATGATGCCACACGTCATGAACAATCCTCCGGAGAATGCCTATTCCAACAAGATATGCCTACCTATTTCGAAGCTGTTCAGCAGGGCCGGACATTAATGGTAAAAGATGTGACAACCGATCCGGCTACAGAGGAGTTGTATCGAAAAGGGTACTACGATCCCAAGACACAATCCATGTTGGATGCTTCCATTATTCTAAGCAGGGGGATTGGCGGTGTCTTATGTTGTGAAACAACCGAAAAGCGAGAGTGGTCAGTTTTTGATCAAGTGATCATTTCAGCTTTGGCAGACATGGTCGCTTTTATTTTCGACCGGATTTACCGGATTGAAATCGAGGAGCATATACATACGCTGGCCTACACCGACCCGCTGACCGGCCTCGACAATCAGCATGCCTTCCTTAGAAATGTGGATGAGTTGCTGCCGAACCTACCGATGGATGGACAAGGCGTCTTCCTCTACCTGATCCTTGATCAATTTACCGAGATTCAGGGCGTCCTAGGCCATGATGGGGGAGACGAAGTTCTGAAGGAAACGGCGAGGCGCTTGCGGTACCTATTCCCGGCTCCTGCCATTACCGCGCGCATCGGATTTGACCATTTCATTGTTTTTATTCCCCATGGGTATGCTGCCGAAACAGCCACCTTGTTCATGGATCGATTGGCGGATGAAATAAGGAGGCCAATGCACATCGGAGGTCATGAAGTCTACTTGACTTTCAGTTATGGAGTCTCCTATTATCCGGAACATGTACAGACCGCGAAAGAGGGGCTGCAGACGGCCCATGTCGCATTGCAATCGGGAAGGAAGAAAAAGACCCGCAAAGCGGGCCGAGTCTATAAGCCAGGCATGCATACGACTATGAAGGAAATGATGCTATCGGAAATCAACCTTCGAAAAGGCCTGGACCTCAACGAATTTTGTCTCTTCTACCAACCGCAAGTCGATGGGAAAACGGGAGAGTTGAGAGGCTTCGAAGCGCTTATCCGCTGGAAACATCCGGAACGGGGGCTGATCTATCCGGGGGACTTTATCGACCTTGCCGAATCGACTGGGTTGATCTTGCCGATCGGGGAGTGGGTCATCAAAGAAGCGTTCACCCAACTACGTAGATGGGAGGATGAAGGTCGGGGCCATTTGAAAGTATCTATCAATTTGTCACCGCGCCATTTTCTGCATCATACTCTTCCTGATTATTTGATCCGATGTGCCGAAGAATCGGGAATTGAACCGAATCGGCTGAAACTGGAGATTACAGAAAACGTCGCATTGCAAGACCAAGTAGCAGTCAAACGGAGAATCAAGCAATTGGTCGACCTCGGATTTGATATTTCCATCGATGATTTCGGAACAGGATATTCCGCATTTATTTATTTACAACATTTTTCGGTCCAAGAAATTAAAATCGACCGCCAATTCATCATGGATTTGACAATCGATCCAAAGAGCTCAGCCATTGTCCAAACGATTATCCGATTAGCTAAGATGCTTGGACTTTCCGTTATAGCGGAAGGTGTGGAAACCGAGGAGCAATGGATGCGTTTAAAGCAGTTGGGCTGCACGAAGATTCAGGGCTATTATTTCAGCAGACCGCTTCCCGCAGATGAAATCGATAAACTTTTGGAAGACACGGGTGGCAAACTTCCTGTGCAGGCTGCAACCGCAGATCAAAATGAATAG